TCTCCCTTTTGCAGTGGACCTCGGCGCCAGGCGCGTTCGTCCAGCAACTGCTGATCCTGCCGGTCACGACGACGGCGCAAGTCCGCAGCCGCACGGGCGTCGAGCAAATCCAACTTCTTCCGGTATTGCATCGCCTCCAGCAGTTCGCCTCGTTTCTGTTCCATCTGCGCCTGTTGCAGAACGACGGCCTGCTCCAAGCGCCGCCGAGCGGCGACGGCCTGCTCCATGGCATCAAGATGACTGACGACCTGATCGACAGTGCCGCCTTGCGCCACCTGCGTGAGATAGCGCTCGGCATCTGCGCCCGCCCTAACCTCCAGGAGAGCCATATGATCCATCGTCTGTTGCAGGGCGCGGCCTAATTCCGCCAACTCCAACTTGGCCACTTCCTCAAGTTGTACGGCATACTGGCGAAGCACCGTGACGTTCATTGAATCGATCCCGCCAGGCTGAGGAGCGCGTCGATCGATGGCGACAAGCCGAATGCCTGCTTGGTTTCCTGGCGTAGAAAGGCCGTGATCCCGTCATGAGCCGACACCGCCTTATCGAGTTCCTTGCTCGTCCCCGGTTTGTAGGCCCCCAGCGTGATCAAATCCTCCGACCGTCGATAGAGCGCAGTCCGTTCGAACACCAGCCGCGCGGCGGCATAGTGAGCGGGTGTGACAATATCCCGCATCACCCGACTGGTACTCTGCAGAATATCGATCGCGGGGAAATGATTGCGGGCCGCCAATTCGCGTGAGAGCACGATATGTCCGTCAAGAATGGAGCGCACGGCATCCGCCACGGGGTCGTTGAGATCGTCTCCGTCGACCAGCACCGTATACAGTCCGGTGATGCTGCCGCCGCTCTGTGCCGGCCCCACCCGTTCCAACAATTTCGGCAACACTGCAAAAACGGAGGGCGTGTAGCCTTTGGTCGTGGGCGGTTCCCCGATGGCCAACCCGACTTCTCTCTGGCTATAGGCCAATCGGGAGAGCGAGTCCATCATCAGCAGCACATGCTTGCCGCAATCACGGAAATATTCGGCAATGGCGGTGGCGACCAAGGCCCCTCGAATACGGACCAGCGGCGGTTGATCCGACGTGGCAACGACGACGATGGACCGGGCTCTGGCTTCCGGCGTCAAATCGCGCTCCAGAAACTCTTTGACCTCGCGTCCCCGTTCGCCGATCAATGCGATGACCCGCACATCGGCCTGCGTGTATCGGCTGATCATGCCCAGCAACACGCTCTTTCCCACCCCCGATCCTGCAAACACCCCGATCTTTTGTCCTTGCCCGCAGGTCAACAGGGCATTGATCGCTCTGATTCCCAGATCGACCGGTTGGGTGATGCGTGCCCGGTGCAGCGGATTCAAGGGCGAGGCATACAGAGGAACGCGCAGGTCGCTGCGGATCGCGGGTTGACCATCCAGCGGATGCCCGAGGCCGTCAAAGATCCGCCCCAGCATCTGCGGGCCCACCGGGACGGAGGCGACATGACCTTTCATCACCACACGACTCCCAGGACCGATGCCCTGCATTTCTCCCAAGGGCATCAGCAGCACACGATCCTCCCGAAATCCCACGACTTCGGCCATCACTGCTCCATGGCCGCCTTCTCTGGTGATCTCGCAGACCTCCCCGACGGAGGTGAACGGCCCGGAGGCTTCGATGACAATACCCACTGCCTGAGCCACCCGCCCCGTCACCGACAAGGGCTCAATATGTTCCAGCCGTTCGCTAAGCTTCACCGGTATCCCGTCCTCTCAAGGCTTCACCCAGCCGCAACAGTTGCGTATCCAGCGTCGCATCGATCAACAAACTTTGTGCCTGAACCAGGCATCCGCCTGGACTGATGGCCGGGTCCGTCTCAAATTTCAGGGTCAACAAGCCATGAGGGGTTTGGCTCAACCCGGCGCGCGCCGACTCCAGAGCCTGCACATCCGACGGATGGACACGGACACGGACGAGGCCGCTTTCGTGAAGATGCCCTAACGCCGCCTTCACTTGCGTGACAATCAGGTCCCGCCGTTCCGAGACGATATCGCGAAGCACCTTTTGGGCAATCATGAAGGAGAGGGAGGCCACTTCCTCTTCGACGGTCTCGTGCAGGCTCTGCCAGACCTCCTCGAATTTTTCGGCGAGCGACGCCACAAGGGCCTGTTCGCGTTGTCGTGCCGCCGCGACCCGCTCGGTGGCCCGCTTCTCCCCCTCCGCCAGCCCTCGTTCGAACTCGCTATGATCGTCGACTCCAAACGGGCGATTCCCGCGGCTGAAATCCGCCAGCGGGATCGTGCGCAGTTGAATATTGCCGGAGCGGATCAGCGTACGGGCGAGGACGGTGTTTTCCTGTCGGAGACGGTAGAGTTCCAATAGCCGGGAAACCGATACCCGCACCAGTTCTGCTTGAAACGGTTTCGTCAGAAAATCTGAGGCGCCTGACTTCATGGCTCGAACAGCGAGCTCGATGTTGCCGTGCCCCGTCATCACGATACCCATCAGGCGGTTGTCGACATCCAACGCCTGCTGCAAAAATGCGATACCGTCTGCCCCTCCCAATTGGACATCAACGATGACGACCGCGACGGTGCGGGTCCGGACATGGCCCATCGCGTCGACGACAGATCCCGCCGTGAGAATCGGGTGGCCGGTGGCCTGCAGCATCTCAGCCAGCAAGAGGCAGATCGAGGGCTCGTCATCGACAATCAGCACCGCCCGCGGTGATAACTCTTTGTCTGATTCGACCGGAGACGCCGCCGGCATCCCCGAGCCCAAGGCCGCGCCGCCCATTTAGAGCATCTCCTCGCTTCCACCACCTCCGATGACGATCCGGCCCTCTTCTTCCAGCTTGCGGCACACTTTGAGAATGTTCTGTTGGGATTTCTCGACGTCGGACACTTTGACCGGCCCGCGTGTTTCCATGTCTTCCTTGAGCATCTCCGCCGCCCGGCTGGACATATTTTTGAGGAACTTTTCCTTGATCTCCGGGGTGGCGCCCCGCAGGGCGATCGGCAGGTCCTCTTTGCTGATTTCCTTCATCAGTTCCTGCATCGCACGCGAGTCCAATCCCACCAGGTCGTCGAACACGAACATCAGCGCACGGATGCTATCCGCCAGGGCCTGATCCTTTTCGGTGATCTTCGCCATGATGGCGCCTTCGGTGTTCTTGTCGACGCGGGTGAGAATATCGGCCATCAACTCAGCCCCGCCCACCGACATACTCGACATCCCCATAGACGCCGACAGAATCTCCTGCAGGCTGTCGCTGAGTTCCGAGAGCACCTCCGGTTGCACCTCCTGCATGGTCGCAAGACGCAGAGACACATCCGCGTGCAGATGCGTCGGCAACAACGCCAGCACGGCGCTGGCTTGCTCGGCCTCCATTTGTGCCAGACACACGGCGATGGTTTGAGGATGTTCGATCTTGAGGATCTGGGCCACGGTACGGGAATCGACCCATTTCAACGCGTCGATACCGGGATACGTCTTGGTATTCAAGGATTCGATCATGCGAGCGGCCTTCTCGGGACCCAAGGCCTTTTTCAGAATCGCCTCCATGAATTCACGGCCTTCAAACTGCACTTCACCGCTGGCGCTGGCTTGTTCGAATTCGGCGATCACGCTCTCTTCTTCCTGCTTGGTGATATTCGCCGTCTCTTTCATGAACATGCCGAGCTTGCGAATATCTTTCGGATCCAGCGTTTTCATGACCTGGGCCGCGGCCTCTTCTCCGATAGCGCGGAGGAGAATCGCGGCCTTTTGGGCACCCGAGAGTTCTTTATTCATGGAGACGTCCGTTAGGCGTTACTCTTGAGCCATTGCTTGACGACGACTGCCGTGTTGGCGGGGTTATTCTTGGCCATATCGAGGATCTGTCCCGGTTGTTTGCCGCTCATGGCCGCTTCGACCTGACCTACCGAGGCCGGTAGCGCCGGTGTGTCACTCTCGGCGGGAGCCGGTGGCGATGCCACGAGCATCGCCATCAACGGACGAACCACCATGAAGAGAATGAGGAAGAAGAGCACACCGCCTACCGCATAGCGGATATACGGCATCCACGCCCTCGTCGAATCCGCGGCCGCTTCAACCGCGGCGCCCGTCGGCTCTTCGACGCCGAGACCAAACTGCACATTCACCACTTCGACTTGGTCTTGGCGCTCCGTGGAATAACCCATGGCCTTCTTCACGATCTCCTCGATCCGTTTCATTTCTTCTTCGGACCGCGGCACGTACTTCTTCGGCTGCTGTTCGGCACCCGCTTCACTGGCCTTGCCCCCGCCCTCATAGATTCCGTCTACCAACACCGCGACCGACAGTTTCTTGATGGTCCCGGTCGGCTCCACGATGCGCGAGACCGTACGGCTGATTTCATAGTTCACGGTTTCATTCTTCGTTTGATTGCTGTTCGAACTGGTTTGTCCGGCCTCCGCCTCCGCGCCGCCCGGCACGTTGGACTCGACACCGGGCACACCACCACTGGTGCCGTTCATGCCGTTGGACTTCTCCTGGCCGCGTTGCTCGCTCCGGACCACTTGACCGTTGGGATCGTACCGTTCCTCGGTGGTCTCGACTTTCCTGAAATCAAGCACGCTGGACACACGCACGACCGCCTTGTTGACGCCGACGATCCGCTCCAACATCGTCTGGATTCGGGTTTCGATATCCTTCTCCAGCGTCCGTTGAAACTCCATTTGTGTCCCGGACAAACCGGCCGACTCGTCACTGGAGCTGTTCGACAACAGATTGCCGTGACCATCGACCACCGTCACGTCACGGGCCTGCAGTCCTTCGACGCTGCTGGATACCAGATGCACCACCCCCTGGATCTGCGCCTTCGACAGCGATTGGTTGGCTCGCAAGGACACAACGACGGAGGCACGTGCCCGATCCTGTTCGGTTGCAAA
Above is a genomic segment from Nitrospira defluvii containing:
- the fliF gene encoding flagellar basal-body MS-ring/collar protein FliF, coding for MFSKFSHFTINQRLIILLALAGSIAGLVAVTLWTQQPDMQVLYANLAVDDAAGIIDKLKDAKVPYETTNGGTTILVPNAQVHDLRLEMAGQGLPHGGGVGYEIFDRTTMGMSDFVQKLNYRRALQGELARTITQMPEVERARVHLAIPERRLFATEQDRARASVVVSLRANQSLSKAQIQGVVHLVSSSVEGLQARDVTVVDGHGNLLSNSSSDESAGLSGTQMEFQRTLEKDIETRIQTMLERIVGVNKAVVRVSSVLDFRKVETTEERYDPNGQVVRSEQRGQEKSNGMNGTSGGVPGVESNVPGGAEAEAGQTSSNSNQTKNETVNYEISRTVSRIVEPTGTIKKLSVAVLVDGIYEGGGKASEAGAEQQPKKYVPRSEEEMKRIEEIVKKAMGYSTERQDQVEVVNVQFGLGVEEPTGAAVEAAADSTRAWMPYIRYAVGGVLFFLILFMVVRPLMAMLVASPPAPAESDTPALPASVGQVEAAMSGKQPGQILDMAKNNPANTAVVVKQWLKSNA
- the fliG gene encoding flagellar motor switch protein FliG produces the protein MNKELSGAQKAAILLRAIGEEAAAQVMKTLDPKDIRKLGMFMKETANITKQEEESVIAEFEQASASGEVQFEGREFMEAILKKALGPEKAARMIESLNTKTYPGIDALKWVDSRTVAQILKIEHPQTIAVCLAQMEAEQASAVLALLPTHLHADVSLRLATMQEVQPEVLSELSDSLQEILSASMGMSSMSVGGAELMADILTRVDKNTEGAIMAKITEKDQALADSIRALMFVFDDLVGLDSRAMQELMKEISKEDLPIALRGATPEIKEKFLKNMSSRAAEMLKEDMETRGPVKVSDVEKSQQNILKVCRKLEEEGRIVIGGGGSEEML
- a CDS encoding FliI/YscN family ATPase, with translation MKLSERLEHIEPLSVTGRVAQAVGIVIEASGPFTSVGEVCEITREGGHGAVMAEVVGFREDRVLLMPLGEMQGIGPGSRVVMKGHVASVPVGPQMLGRIFDGLGHPLDGQPAIRSDLRVPLYASPLNPLHRARITQPVDLGIRAINALLTCGQGQKIGVFAGSGVGKSVLLGMISRYTQADVRVIALIGERGREVKEFLERDLTPEARARSIVVVATSDQPPLVRIRGALVATAIAEYFRDCGKHVLLMMDSLSRLAYSQREVGLAIGEPPTTKGYTPSVFAVLPKLLERVGPAQSGGSITGLYTVLVDGDDLNDPVADAVRSILDGHIVLSRELAARNHFPAIDILQSTSRVMRDIVTPAHYAAARLVFERTALYRRSEDLITLGAYKPGTSKELDKAVSAHDGITAFLRQETKQAFGLSPSIDALLSLAGSIQ
- a CDS encoding flagellar FliJ family protein; translation: MNVTVLRQYAVQLEEVAKLELAELGRALQQTMDHMALLEVRAGADAERYLTQVAQGGTVDQVVSHLDAMEQAVAARRRLEQAVVLQQAQMEQKRGELLEAMQYRKKLDLLDARAAADLRRRRDRQDQQLLDERAWRRGPLQKGERV
- a CDS encoding response regulator, which encodes MGGAALGSGMPAASPVESDKELSPRAVLIVDDEPSICLLLAEMLQATGHPILTAGSVVDAMGHVRTRTVAVVIVDVQLGGADGIAFLQQALDVDNRLMGIVMTGHGNIELAVRAMKSGASDFLTKPFQAELVRVSVSRLLELYRLRQENTVLARTLIRSGNIQLRTIPLADFSRGNRPFGVDDHSEFERGLAEGEKRATERVAAARQREQALVASLAEKFEEVWQSLHETVEEEVASLSFMIAQKVLRDIVSERRDLIVTQVKAALGHLHESGLVRVRVHPSDVQALESARAGLSQTPHGLLTLKFETDPAISPGGCLVQAQSLLIDATLDTQLLRLGEALRGRDTGEA